One Gemella haemolysans ATCC 10379 DNA segment encodes these proteins:
- the racE gene encoding glutamate racemase, which produces MNNAIGVFDSGVGGLTVAREIMRQLPNETIYYFGDVKNCPYGDKTKEEIIKNTDRAVKFLIDKGVKLVVLACNTATAAALDYLQNKYEVPIIGVVQPGARRAIQATENNKVLVLGTKFTANSKVYDIEIENINSDIIVFDKACPAFVPFIESEGNLDKEATKNLISDTLGNTNTLGVDTVVLGCTHYPILKKDIEEYYGNNIKVISSGREAAREVSTVLGYTKLHQKKFNKKEHRFFISQKSDNFDSIASKWLKKDINAEVVEI; this is translated from the coding sequence ATGAATAATGCAATAGGAGTATTTGATAGTGGAGTAGGTGGACTAACAGTTGCTCGCGAAATTATGAGACAGTTACCCAATGAAACTATCTATTATTTCGGCGATGTTAAAAATTGTCCCTATGGTGATAAGACAAAGGAAGAAATAATAAAAAATACGGATAGAGCAGTAAAATTCTTAATAGATAAGGGAGTAAAGCTAGTCGTTTTAGCATGTAATACTGCAACAGCTGCGGCACTAGACTATCTGCAAAATAAATATGAAGTACCTATTATAGGAGTTGTTCAACCTGGTGCAAGACGAGCTATACAAGCAACAGAGAATAATAAAGTACTGGTATTAGGAACCAAATTTACAGCAAATTCAAAAGTATATGATATAGAAATCGAAAATATCAATTCTGATATTATAGTTTTTGATAAAGCTTGCCCAGCTTTTGTACCGTTTATTGAGTCAGAAGGAAATCTTGATAAAGAGGCTACTAAAAATTTAATATCTGATACATTAGGTAATACTAATACACTAGGAGTTGATACTGTAGTTCTTGGTTGTACACATTATCCTATATTGAAGAAAGATATAGAAGAATATTATGGTAATAATATTAAAGTTATTTCTTCAGGAAGAGAAGCAGCACGTGAAGTAAGTACTGTTTTAGGATATACAAAATTACATCAGAAAAAGTTTAATAAAAAAGAACACAGATTCTTTATTTCACAAAAAAGTGATAATTTTGATAGCATTGCTTCTAAGTGGTTAAAGAAAGATATTAATGCAGAAGTAGTTGAAATATAG
- the trmL gene encoding tRNA (uridine(34)/cytosine(34)/5-carboxymethylaminomethyluridine(34)-2'-O)-methyltransferase TrmL, translating into MMNNIVLFQPEIPANTGNIARTCVGTNTRLHLIRPLGFSIDDKHVKRAGLDYWEHLDLVVWDSFDEFLEATNDKHYYLITKFGTKNYCDFDFSNTDNEDIYFIFGRETKGLPKEFREKYSEQALRIPMSENVRSLNLSNTAALIIYEALRQQNFNKLK; encoded by the coding sequence ATTATGAATAATATAGTTTTATTCCAACCAGAGATTCCAGCTAATACAGGAAATATTGCACGTACTTGTGTTGGAACTAATACAAGATTACACTTAATTAGACCGCTAGGATTCTCTATTGATGATAAACATGTAAAAAGAGCTGGTTTAGATTATTGGGAACATCTAGATTTAGTTGTTTGGGATAGTTTTGATGAGTTTTTAGAAGCAACTAATGATAAGCACTATTATCTTATAACTAAATTTGGAACAAAAAATTATTGTGATTTTGATTTTTCAAATACAGATAATGAGGATATCTATTTTATCTTTGGTAGAGAGACAAAAGGTTTACCAAAGGAATTTAGAGAGAAATATAGTGAACAAGCATTACGTATTCCAATGAGCGAAAATGTTCGTTCTCTAAACTTGTCTAATACAGCTGCATTAATAATTTATGAAGCTTTAAGACAACAAAATTTTAATAAATTAAAATAG
- the priA gene encoding replication restart helicase PriA: MYAEVIIDVNNHNVNQVYSYLVPDEFKDIDIVGYRVEVPFGTRTVQGYVVDTRSGNSEVEVTNKFKYIKRLKDDFPILTKEMILLSKVMADELFCTRIQAIETIVPTSLKNKYIEYYELLDGNKTLLLDYTKHFNTDNLIEKNKFEKILSIEQIGYLISLKAIRLISRIKEIKNNETEEFYVLDKYEDVKLTKKQKELVDYLITNNKIKKSKVKDRLNIGNSVTKKLLEKNVIRIIEEDVKHDINTSILDNNTKLSGHQQEIYDRISENFNTNKFNEYLLHGVTGAGKTEIYIKLVEAVIRVGKEAIILVPEIILTPQIEKKFRKVFSDNIAVIHSRLNAKEKYTEWKKIRDGKVKICLGTRSAVFAPFNNLGIIIIDEEHENSYKQTESPRYDAKDIARKRGIYNKSTVVYASATPSVDLYYNFEKNNPNNLLKLTHRFNNKLPMINIVHTAEKEDVIASELLTKIKEKIEKKEQVLLLMNKRGYTNFIRCFSCGHLYKCENCDISLNYHKHDNSLHCHFCGYQKKISNILKCCEHPELVSGNYGIQRVEEYLYQNIPGVRITRMDSDTTSRKGAYERLLTDFKNHKSDILLGTQMISKGLDFPNITLVGVLSIDNMIALPSFKANEKLFQLLVQTAGRAGRSKKEGEVVFQTNIASNILDYAIEHSYEKFYKYELNRRKLIDYPPFCKISFITIKGYDEKKTERVAKMIFDFISKKQTNLSVLGPNKSLFYKINNEYKFNIAIRYQDEDYNKLYSLLKYINDYFAESFSREKITITIDNSALDYM; the protein is encoded by the coding sequence ATGTATGCTGAGGTAATAATTGATGTAAATAATCATAATGTTAATCAAGTATATTCTTATCTTGTACCTGATGAATTTAAAGATATAGATATAGTAGGATACAGAGTCGAGGTTCCTTTTGGAACAAGAACGGTTCAAGGTTATGTCGTTGATACTAGAAGTGGGAATTCTGAAGTAGAAGTAACGAATAAGTTTAAATATATTAAAAGACTAAAGGATGACTTTCCAATATTAACAAAAGAAATGATTTTATTGTCTAAAGTAATGGCTGATGAACTATTTTGTACAAGAATACAGGCAATTGAAACAATTGTTCCTACAAGCCTAAAGAATAAGTATATAGAATACTATGAGCTACTTGATGGTAATAAAACATTACTTTTAGATTATACAAAACACTTCAATACGGATAACTTAATCGAAAAGAATAAATTCGAGAAGATATTATCAATTGAACAAATAGGATATTTAATCTCACTAAAAGCAATTAGACTGATAAGTAGAATTAAAGAAATTAAAAACAACGAAACAGAAGAGTTTTATGTGCTAGATAAATATGAAGATGTTAAATTAACAAAAAAACAAAAAGAACTAGTTGATTATTTAATTACTAATAATAAAATAAAAAAATCAAAGGTTAAAGATAGACTAAATATAGGAAACTCTGTTACGAAAAAACTACTTGAAAAGAATGTAATTAGAATTATTGAAGAAGATGTTAAACATGATATAAATACATCTATACTAGACAATAATACGAAATTAAGTGGACATCAACAAGAGATTTATGACAGAATTAGTGAGAATTTCAATACTAATAAATTCAATGAGTATCTTTTACATGGTGTAACAGGTGCAGGGAAAACAGAGATTTATATAAAACTTGTTGAAGCGGTTATTAGAGTAGGGAAAGAAGCTATTATTTTAGTACCAGAGATAATATTAACACCGCAAATTGAAAAGAAATTTAGAAAAGTATTTAGCGATAACATAGCAGTTATACATTCTAGACTCAATGCAAAAGAAAAGTATACTGAGTGGAAAAAAATTCGTGATGGTAAAGTTAAAATATGCTTAGGGACTCGTTCAGCAGTTTTTGCACCGTTTAATAATCTTGGTATTATTATCATTGATGAAGAGCATGAAAATAGTTATAAACAGACTGAGTCACCAAGATATGATGCTAAGGATATTGCTAGAAAGCGTGGAATCTATAATAAATCTACTGTAGTATATGCTAGTGCAACACCTTCAGTTGATCTATATTATAATTTTGAAAAGAATAATCCCAATAATTTATTAAAGCTTACACATAGGTTTAATAATAAATTGCCGATGATAAATATAGTTCATACCGCAGAAAAAGAAGATGTAATTGCTAGTGAATTACTTACTAAGATAAAAGAAAAAATAGAGAAGAAGGAACAAGTACTCTTATTAATGAATAAACGAGGATATACTAATTTTATTCGTTGTTTTTCGTGTGGACATTTATATAAGTGTGAAAATTGTGATATAAGTTTAAACTACCATAAACATGATAATTCACTACACTGTCATTTTTGTGGATATCAAAAGAAAATTTCTAATATACTTAAGTGTTGTGAACATCCAGAATTAGTTTCGGGGAATTATGGTATACAGCGCGTTGAAGAGTACCTGTATCAAAATATACCAGGTGTTAGAATTACAAGGATGGACTCTGATACCACTAGTAGAAAAGGCGCATATGAAAGGCTACTTACTGATTTTAAAAATCACAAATCTGATATTTTATTAGGAACGCAGATGATCTCAAAAGGACTAGATTTCCCAAATATTACTTTAGTTGGTGTATTATCTATTGATAATATGATAGCACTACCTAGTTTTAAAGCAAATGAGAAACTATTCCAATTACTAGTTCAAACTGCTGGTAGGGCTGGACGAAGTAAGAAGGAAGGAGAAGTTGTCTTTCAAACTAATATAGCCAGCAATATACTAGATTATGCAATTGAACATAGCTATGAGAAATTTTATAAATATGAACTTAACAGAAGAAAGTTAATAGACTATCCTCCATTTTGTAAAATCTCATTTATAACAATAAAAGGATATGATGAAAAAAAGACAGAACGTGTAGCTAAGATGATATTCGATTTTATTAGTAAGAAACAAACTAATTTATCAGTATTAGGGCCTAATAAGAGTCTATTTTATAAAATAAATAATGAATATAAATTCAATATTGCTATAAGATATCAAGATGAAGATTATAATAAACTTTATTCTTTATTAAAGTATATTAATGATTACTTTGCCGAAAGTTTTTCTAGGGAGAAAATTACAATAACGATTGATAATTCTGCACTGGATTATATGTAA
- the era gene encoding GTPase Era, with the protein MFEEQIKTGFVTIIGRPNAGKSTLLNNILKQKIAIMSDKPQTTRNIINGVYTDNDSQIVFIDTPGIHKPKHRLGDYMMKLASSAIQESEIVYLIINASEKFGPGDQHLINIVKELKVPTFLLINKIDLISPEQLIQIIEFYKDLYDFVEIVPISALKSINVDNLLNTTKKYLQPSFKMYPDDVITDSPEYFVISEFIREKVLQLTEQEIPHSIAVVIDRIEKQPGKKKNIIATIVVERKSQKGMIIGKQGKMIKEIGSRARKDIEVLLGEKVFLELWVKVIDNWRSKPNQIRDLGYRDDIFD; encoded by the coding sequence ATGTTTGAAGAACAAATTAAAACGGGATTTGTCACAATTATAGGTAGACCTAATGCTGGTAAATCTACGTTATTAAATAATATTTTAAAACAAAAAATAGCAATAATGTCGGATAAACCACAAACGACACGTAACATTATAAATGGTGTTTATACTGATAATGATTCACAAATAGTTTTTATTGACACACCAGGTATTCACAAGCCAAAACATAGACTTGGTGATTATATGATGAAACTTGCTAGTAGTGCAATTCAAGAATCTGAGATAGTTTACCTAATTATAAATGCGAGTGAGAAGTTTGGGCCTGGAGATCAACACTTAATAAACATAGTTAAGGAATTAAAAGTTCCAACATTTTTACTAATTAACAAAATCGATTTAATTTCACCTGAACAATTGATTCAGATTATTGAATTTTATAAAGATTTATACGATTTTGTTGAGATAGTTCCAATTTCAGCATTAAAATCAATAAATGTTGATAATCTATTAAATACAACAAAAAAATACTTACAACCAAGTTTTAAAATGTATCCTGATGATGTAATTACGGACTCTCCGGAGTATTTTGTTATTTCAGAATTTATTAGAGAGAAAGTATTACAATTAACAGAGCAAGAGATTCCTCATTCAATTGCTGTTGTAATTGACAGAATAGAGAAACAACCTGGTAAAAAGAAAAATATTATCGCTACAATTGTTGTTGAAAGAAAATCACAAAAAGGTATGATTATTGGAAAACAAGGTAAAATGATTAAAGAAATTGGTTCTAGAGCAAGAAAAGATATAGAGGTTCTTCTAGGAGAGAAAGTGTTTTTAGAGCTTTGGGTTAAAGTAATAGATAACTGGAGATCAAAACCAAATCAAATTCGTGACCTTGGCTATAGGGATGATATCTTTGACTAA
- a CDS encoding RsmE family RNA methyltransferase: MQQYFINEDLNVESTYELSKDDSNHIVRIMRKKIEDKVYVVFNNEIKYICTIVDNNVDKVLITPYEQVIGTNELSTKITVAIPPLKNDKIEYLMQKLTELGVSNIVLFNSERNIAKIKKDKVDSKLNRWNKIVKEAAEQSKRNVIPDITYVDSLKDLIVFSEKFDSKVVAYEKESVNEENINLKNLLHSDLSNKEVIAVFGSEGGLSEQEVDFLTENKFDVIGLGKRILRAETAPLYFVSCVAYFSEFN, translated from the coding sequence ATGCAACAGTATTTTATAAATGAAGATTTGAATGTTGAATCAACATATGAATTGTCTAAAGATGACAGTAATCATATTGTAAGAATTATGAGAAAGAAAATAGAAGATAAAGTATATGTTGTATTTAATAATGAAATTAAATACATTTGTACGATTGTTGATAATAATGTAGACAAGGTTCTTATTACGCCGTATGAACAAGTAATAGGTACTAATGAATTATCGACAAAGATAACAGTGGCTATTCCGCCATTAAAAAATGATAAAATTGAATATTTAATGCAAAAATTAACTGAATTAGGTGTTAGTAATATAGTTTTATTTAATTCTGAGAGAAATATTGCCAAAATAAAAAAAGATAAGGTAGATTCTAAGTTGAATAGATGGAATAAAATTGTAAAAGAGGCTGCTGAGCAATCTAAGAGAAATGTAATTCCTGATATTACTTATGTCGATAGTTTAAAAGATTTAATTGTATTTTCTGAAAAATTTGATAGTAAAGTTGTAGCTTATGAGAAGGAATCTGTTAATGAGGAAAATATCAACTTGAAAAATTTATTGCATTCTGATTTAAGTAATAAAGAGGTTATAGCTGTTTTTGGAAGTGAAGGTGGACTTTCTGAGCAGGAGGTTGATTTTTTAACTGAAAATAAATTTGATGTGATAGGATTAGGAAAAAGAATACTGAGAGCTGAAACAGCACCGCTATATTTTGTTAGTTGTGTTGCATATTTTAGTGAATTTAATTAA
- the ybeY gene encoding rRNA maturation RNase YbeY gives MMTFVEIIDDNNLVEDSTKDMLLKLLECAAEYENIDTEITEMSLSFVSKEEIQEINRDYRGKDVPTDVISFALNDEVEDEIDIIGLEDEINSIGDVIICVDIAHEQAKEYEHSFDREIGFLAVHGFLHLLGYDHMTEEDEKEMFGKQDEILEKFGLRR, from the coding sequence ATCATGACATTTGTTGAAATTATAGATGATAATAACTTAGTAGAAGATAGTACAAAAGATATGTTACTGAAACTATTAGAATGTGCTGCAGAGTATGAAAATATTGATACTGAAATTACTGAGATGTCGTTATCATTTGTTAGTAAAGAAGAAATACAAGAAATTAATCGTGACTATAGAGGCAAAGATGTACCTACAGATGTTATCTCTTTTGCATTAAATGACGAGGTTGAAGATGAAATTGATATTATTGGTCTTGAAGATGAGATTAATTCTATTGGTGATGTGATTATCTGTGTAGATATTGCTCATGAACAAGCAAAAGAGTACGAACATAGTTTTGATAGAGAAATAGGTTTTCTTGCAGTACATGGATTTTTACACTTACTAGGTTATGACCACATGACTGAAGAAGATGAAAAAGAAATGTTTGGTAAACAAGATGAGATTCTTGAGAAGTTTGGTTTAAGGAGATAA
- the ffh gene encoding signal recognition particle protein → MAFENLSERLQNTIAKLTGKGKVSEADVKEMMREVRLALLEADVNFKVVKEFVKKISERAVGTEVMKSLTPAQQVVKIVNEELVDLLGGSNVELNQGGKITTVMMVGLQGAGKTTTAGKLALKVKKTMKKKPLLIAADVYRPAAVQQLKTLGKQLDIEVFYVDKDPVDIVKDGLAFAKENYFNYVIIDTAGRLHIDELLMDELKNIKAATTPDEILLVVDSMIGQEAVNIATSFDEQLDITGLVLTKLDGDTRGGAALSIKSITGKPIKLVGMGEKMNDLELFHPERMASRILGMGDVLTLIEKAQASIDEDEAKKMQEKILNQSFTFEDFLTQLEQVKKLGSLKDILGMIPGMGKLKNMNLDAVDEKQFVYIEAIIKSMTIEERQNPDIINVPRRKRIAQGSGRPLNEVHKLIKQFEEMRKMMKQFGGLMNDKSKRKGLGRMFGGKLPF, encoded by the coding sequence ATGGCATTTGAGAATTTATCAGAAAGATTACAAAACACAATAGCTAAGCTTACTGGAAAAGGTAAAGTTTCAGAAGCGGATGTAAAAGAAATGATGCGTGAAGTTAGATTAGCTTTATTAGAAGCGGACGTTAACTTCAAAGTTGTAAAAGAATTTGTTAAGAAAATAAGTGAAAGAGCTGTTGGAACAGAGGTTATGAAATCTCTTACTCCAGCACAACAAGTTGTAAAAATCGTAAATGAAGAATTAGTTGACCTACTAGGTGGATCTAATGTTGAATTAAACCAAGGTGGTAAAATTACTACTGTTATGATGGTTGGTCTTCAAGGGGCTGGTAAAACAACAACAGCAGGTAAATTAGCGCTTAAAGTTAAAAAGACTATGAAGAAAAAACCGCTTCTTATTGCTGCTGATGTTTATAGACCTGCTGCAGTTCAACAATTAAAAACATTAGGTAAGCAACTTGATATCGAAGTATTTTATGTAGATAAAGATCCAGTAGATATTGTTAAGGATGGATTAGCTTTTGCTAAAGAAAATTATTTCAACTATGTAATCATCGATACAGCTGGACGTTTACACATCGATGAACTATTAATGGATGAATTAAAAAACATTAAAGCTGCTACAACACCAGATGAAATATTACTTGTTGTCGATTCTATGATAGGGCAAGAAGCAGTTAATATTGCGACTTCATTTGATGAACAACTTGATATTACTGGTTTAGTACTAACTAAGTTAGATGGTGATACTCGTGGTGGTGCTGCACTATCTATTAAGTCTATTACAGGAAAACCAATTAAGTTAGTCGGTATGGGTGAAAAAATGAATGACCTTGAGTTATTCCACCCAGAACGTATGGCATCTCGTATTTTAGGTATGGGTGACGTACTTACATTAATTGAAAAAGCACAAGCTTCTATTGATGAAGATGAAGCTAAAAAAATGCAGGAAAAAATTCTAAATCAAAGTTTTACTTTTGAAGATTTCTTAACTCAATTAGAACAAGTAAAAAAATTAGGTAGTCTTAAAGACATACTTGGAATGATTCCAGGAATGGGTAAACTAAAAAATATGAATTTAGATGCAGTTGATGAAAAACAATTTGTCTATATCGAGGCTATTATTAAGTCAATGACAATTGAAGAAAGACAAAATCCTGATATTATAAACGTACCACGTAGAAAACGTATTGCACAAGGTAGTGGTCGTCCTCTTAATGAAGTTCATAAACTAATCAAACAGTTCGAAGAAATGAGAAAAATGATGAAACAATTCGGCGGACTTATGAATGATAAATCTAAAAGAAAGGGTCTTGGAAGAATGTTCGGTGGCAAACTTCCATTCTAG
- the coaBC gene encoding bifunctional phosphopantothenoylcysteine decarboxylase/phosphopantothenate--cysteine ligase CoaBC, which yields MNILLIVSGGIAAYKSIDLCSSLVKQGNNVKVILTKNAENFVTQLPFQTLTKNRVYTSTFEEVDENEIQHIDLTKWAEKIIVAPATANLISKFSNGIADDLATSLMLAVRDTSAVYIVPAMNTFMYRNPIIQDNMNRLIKLGFNFVEPDSGLLACGDVGEGKFPTIDKIESFVFQEVEQDLKDKKVLVTAGPTKEFIDPFRCLTNPSTGKMGISIANECARRGAEVILVSSVDNDSISNNVKKVKITSTNDMFEAVKNNFKDCDFIIKAAAVSDYTPVQIFDKKVKKQDGNLTIEFQRTQDILKYVGDNKHEGQKIIGFAAETNNLIEYAKEKIVKKNLDYIVANDISKKDIGFGSDDNEVYIIDRHDNIKKIDKSSKNNIAKAIVDEISK from the coding sequence ATGAATATTTTATTAATAGTTTCGGGGGGGATTGCAGCATATAAGTCAATTGATTTATGCAGCTCTCTTGTGAAACAAGGTAATAATGTTAAAGTAATACTTACAAAAAATGCTGAAAATTTTGTTACACAGCTACCATTTCAAACTTTAACAAAAAATAGAGTTTACACAAGTACTTTTGAAGAAGTCGATGAAAATGAAATACAACATATAGACTTAACAAAGTGGGCGGAGAAAATAATTGTAGCTCCAGCAACAGCTAATTTAATTTCAAAATTTTCAAATGGAATTGCAGATGACTTAGCTACTTCATTAATGCTAGCAGTTAGAGATACATCTGCTGTTTATATTGTTCCAGCGATGAATACATTTATGTATAGAAATCCAATTATTCAAGATAATATGAATAGATTAATTAAACTTGGTTTTAATTTTGTGGAACCTGATAGCGGGCTTTTAGCATGTGGTGATGTAGGAGAAGGTAAATTTCCAACTATTGATAAAATTGAAAGTTTTGTGTTTCAAGAAGTTGAACAGGATTTAAAAGATAAAAAGGTATTAGTAACAGCGGGACCTACAAAAGAATTCATCGATCCATTTCGATGCTTAACAAATCCGTCTACAGGGAAAATGGGTATCTCTATTGCGAATGAGTGTGCAAGAAGAGGAGCGGAAGTAATCTTAGTATCTAGTGTTGATAATGATAGTATTAGCAATAATGTGAAGAAAGTAAAAATCACTAGTACAAATGATATGTTTGAAGCAGTAAAAAATAATTTTAAGGATTGTGATTTTATTATAAAGGCAGCTGCTGTTTCAGATTATACACCAGTTCAGATTTTTGATAAAAAAGTGAAAAAACAAGATGGGAATTTAACAATTGAATTTCAAAGAACACAAGATATATTAAAATATGTTGGCGATAATAAACATGAGGGGCAAAAAATCATTGGTTTCGCAGCTGAAACAAATAATTTGATAGAGTATGCAAAGGAAAAGATTGTTAAGAAAAATCTTGATTATATTGTTGCTAATGATATATCTAAAAAAGATATAGGTTTTGGTAGTGATGATAATGAGGTCTATATAATAGACAGACACGATAATATTAAGAAAATTGATAAAAGTAGTAAAAATAATATAGCAAAAGCTATAGTTGATGAAATATCAAAATAA
- a CDS encoding ferredoxin has translation MKTKIIREDCIACGNCNAICPDVYDYDEDGIAYCIIDDNKMTEEVAEKYRSLVLEAKINCPTEAVFVEED, from the coding sequence ATGAAAACTAAAATAATACGAGAAGATTGTATTGCCTGTGGTAATTGCAATGCGATATGCCCTGATGTATATGATTATGACGAAGACGGAATAGCGTATTGCATTATCGACGATAATAAGATGACTGAGGAAGTTGCTGAAAAGTATCGTAGTTTAGTTTTAGAAGCAAAAATTAATTGCCCTACTGAGGCAGTTTTTGTAGAAGAAGACTAG
- a CDS encoding DivIVA domain-containing protein encodes MSVELNLTAKEIYEKEFRKNRVKGYSEEDVNDYLDLIIEDYMKLDKLITRLKELEIENQNLKIKIEALKNTSREDKPVQVTNLDILKRLSKLETAVFGTNNIDHDLY; translated from the coding sequence ATGAGTGTTGAATTAAATTTAACAGCAAAAGAAATTTATGAAAAAGAGTTTAGAAAAAATAGAGTCAAGGGATATAGTGAAGAAGATGTTAATGACTATTTAGATTTAATAATTGAAGACTATATGAAGTTAGATAAACTTATAACTAGACTTAAAGAATTAGAAATAGAAAATCAAAACTTAAAAATTAAAATTGAAGCTTTAAAAAATACAAGTCGTGAAGATAAACCTGTTCAGGTAACAAACTTAGATATATTAAAAAGACTATCAAAACTTGAAACAGCGGTTTTTGGAACAAATAATATTGATCATGACTTATATTAA
- the recO gene encoding DNA repair protein RecO produces the protein MISLTNRNFITGIIIKKIRYRDYHEILHVLTEQGNIESFFYENVHKSKKKIKVSTPYEVSINFFPTSGMNKITNLEIENTYTNIVYDILKNSYVANMLEYVNLINDDIFNMYKLLKVCLKNIENDVSEKLVLIYFLCQILKGQGFMFKYQKTDQPYVGYSFLKNSFVDKFNIDHSVYGLSDSLVKLTYYMTVKNIDFLESLEIENKDLIRLFSFLNMVFKEFVGIETKSYTKILELEEMLGSN, from the coding sequence ATGATATCTTTGACTAATAGAAATTTTATTACAGGAATAATAATAAAAAAAATAAGATATAGAGATTACCATGAAATATTACACGTTCTAACTGAACAAGGTAATATAGAAAGTTTTTTTTACGAAAATGTCCATAAAAGTAAGAAGAAAATTAAGGTGAGTACACCATATGAGGTATCTATTAATTTTTTTCCTACTAGTGGTATGAACAAAATTACAAACCTTGAGATAGAAAACACGTATACAAATATTGTATATGACATATTAAAAAATAGCTATGTTGCCAATATGTTGGAATATGTTAATTTAATAAATGATGATATTTTTAATATGTATAAGTTATTGAAGGTATGTTTAAAAAATATAGAAAATGATGTTTCTGAAAAACTTGTTTTAATATATTTTTTGTGTCAAATTTTAAAAGGTCAGGGTTTTATGTTTAAATATCAAAAAACAGATCAACCTTATGTAGGATATAGCTTTTTAAAGAATAGCTTTGTTGATAAGTTTAATATTGATCATAGTGTATATGGTCTTAGTGATTCATTAGTGAAACTTACATATTATATGACTGTTAAAAATATCGACTTTTTAGAAAGTTTGGAAATAGAAAACAAAGATTTAATTCGATTATTCTCATTTTTAAATATGGTATTTAAAGAATTTGTAGGAATAGAAACTAAATCTTATACTAAAATATTAGAACTGGAAGAGATGCTCGGTTCTAATTAA
- the ylxM gene encoding YlxM family DNA-binding protein: MEIEQVIKISQLYDFYSELLSDKQRQYLDDYYFNDLSLTEISENYNISKQAVSNNIKRTILELEQFEEKLNLIKLNNQRLFLLNEIKKSTTDTEVLTYVEELIKLEN, encoded by the coding sequence GTGGAAATAGAACAAGTTATAAAGATTTCACAACTCTATGATTTTTACTCTGAATTACTTAGTGATAAACAAAGACAGTATTTAGATGACTATTATTTTAACGATTTGTCGCTAACAGAGATTTCTGAAAATTATAATATATCAAAACAAGCTGTATCTAATAATATTAAGAGAACAATATTAGAATTAGAACAGTTTGAAGAGAAGTTAAATTTAATTAAATTAAACAATCAGAGATTGTTTTTACTAAATGAGATAAAAAAATCAACTACTGATACAGAAGTACTAACGTATGTTGAAGAATTGATAAAACTAGAAAATTAG
- a CDS encoding XTP/dITP diphosphatase, producing MKELILASNNAHKVEEIKSILSDYNILTLKDINFTDEIIEDGLTFEENALIKARTISKYSGKTAIADDSGLSVELLEGRPGVYSARYSKEQTDAKNIEKVLSELDGKKSKAKFVSVIALVKPDGTELTFRGECHGEIISEQRGNNGFGYDPIFYVPSLEKTFAELSSDEKNSISHRKESLEKFSKFLKEENNEN from the coding sequence ATGAAAGAATTGATTTTAGCATCGAATAATGCACATAAAGTTGAAGAAATTAAAAGCATATTGAGTGATTATAATATTCTAACTTTAAAAGATATTAATTTTACTGATGAAATTATTGAAGATGGATTAACATTTGAAGAAAATGCTTTGATAAAAGCAAGAACAATCTCAAAATATTCAGGAAAAACTGCAATAGCAGATGATAGTGGACTTAGTGTTGAACTATTAGAGGGTCGTCCTGGAGTTTATTCTGCAAGATATTCAAAAGAACAAACTGATGCAAAGAATATAGAGAAAGTATTATCTGAGTTAGATGGTAAGAAATCAAAAGCTAAGTTCGTATCAGTAATAGCGTTAGTTAAACCTGATGGTACGGAACTTACTTTTAGAGGAGAATGTCATGGTGAAATTATCTCTGAACAAAGAGGTAACAATGGTTTTGGATATGATCCTATATTTTATGTTCCAAGTTTAGAAAAAACATTTGCAGAATTAAGTTCTGACGAAAAAAATAGTATCAGTCATCGAAAAGAATCGTTGGAGAAATTTTCTAAATTTTTGAAAGAAGAAAATAATGAAAACTAA